TGTTGTTATTCTTCCCCCTCCTTTTATCTTCACGAGTGATGGAAGAATTGctaaaagttattttatttatttgtttgtttgttttgatTTTATATGGAATCAGTATGTGCATCGTCAGAATCAATATTGAATTTGATATCAGTGTCTTCCGTTTTAATCACGGTTTTAGTTATGTGAATTGGTGTTTTGTTTGTTTCGTGAGAAAATTTGAACGAGAAAATAATCATAGCTTTAAATATTATGGTCCCTTTTTATTTGAGGTAACCACTATTCAAAATGTTTGGAAAGacgttttcttttgttttacaactttaaaacttttaagCAAAAGGGGATTTGCATTCAATCATCTGTAGTAAAATTGTGCTTAGAATTGAAAAAGAAAGTAGAAGGTATGACCTTGTGCATCTTTGCATCGCTAGATTTGTGAAGATGGAGGACAGAAAACGGGCACTTGTGAGCCGGTTGCTTCAGTATGCTCTTGTGCATCAAGTATTGGGAATTCCATACGATGAAATTGTCATAAAACGGACATTGGAAGGGAAACCCTTCTTGGTAAGATCAAACATCGCAATATTGTTCTTGTTGTGCACAAAtgatgttgttttgaagattggtGAAATTTAAGAGGATGCTAGAGTATATTTAGATCCAATGCTTGTTTCAATTCAATCTAGATTTTTTGTTGGATtgcaaaatttttctttcaattgTTAGGATTCACTTCAAATTTAGAATGGTCAGTCACTGATTCCATCAGCTATCTGGGTTAGCTCCCTCATGGAATAAgccaaaaatttcaaaattttccaaAATCAAACTTGCAACTTTGCTATTAATGCAAATATGTGCGTGTTTGTGTTTTTTTGTTTCTGGCTTAATGACTTAATCACAGAATATTGGCCCCACATTTCTTTCCTGAGAACTTGCATAAGATGTGAATTTGAATTTTGTCATTCTTAAATGCCTTCTAAATATATGAAGAATCATGGATGGAGATGGTTTGTCTTTGCTGATGCCATGCTTTAACAATCATTTGTATTCATATTTGTGTAATGCTGGACTCTTATTAGGTTTAGAATCTTAAACAAGAGGATATTTGTAGTGTTGCTGATGGTATCTTTCTATTTAGTAAAAGTTCTATTCTAACACATTCTTGAGTTTGAAAATTGATATCCTTCTCTCTTGCCTTCCCCCTCTTTTATCTTGGTTACTGCATTTATTCTTGTGACAACTTGGTCAGTGTTAGTTTCCAAGTGGACATTCTTGTTTCTATTACTTTTAGATTTTAATCATGGTTACTATAGATTGCAAATTTTTCCATTGTTTTCAGGAATGTGCTAAAGGCTACTCAAAATTTcccaattttaatttcaatgttTCTCATCATGGCGACTTTGTGGCAATAGCGTCTGAACCAGTTTGCATTGTTGGGTTGGACATTGTTCATTGTGTCAAAACCCAGAAAGAGACCATTCCAGAATTCATTCACAATTTTACTTCTTATTTTTCTAGCTTGGAAtggaataatattattaattctgGCACCTCTGATGAAATTTTGGTCGAGTTTTACAGGTGAGGTGGTACTTCACATATACACATGAcattaggaaaaaaaaagataaaaatattctaTGAAGTCACTTCTCAATTTATTTTTGCTGCACCTGATAATTCAAAGTCATTTTTTTCCACCTTTTTTCTCCATGATGTTCTTTAATCCACAATTACAAGTCATGCCCTCATTTGTACTTGTATCGGGTTGAGTAGCCCGGAACATGTATCAACCTACATCTATGGTTTATTTGATTGCAGAGAATGTAGATGAAGGGAATAATAAGGTTAGAAATCTTGCAAATTCAAACCAAAGTTAGTTTTACTCGAAAAAGTTTATCACAATTATTTTCATTCCAACACTTCTTCTGTAGAAAATTGGTTGCTATTTACTGATgtcaaatattatatatatatatttcaaaaaacTAGTAATTTCTTTGCGTAATGATTCAGTCTCATTTTTTTCTCAATAGACCATCTGCACCAGTTTAACTAGTATGACCATATAATGATCACAGCTACCATTTCACATAATGGTGGAATTTTTAATTGATCTGGTTCTGTTATCTGAGCTATGTTTTATGTATTCTCCTATTCTCTCATTTTCATTCTTAAATTATGTATATACTAATGTTCATATGGTTATTCCTCTTGATATTTTTGTTACCTTTTATCAGATCTTCCATCTTGTTACATGGTAATAGAATTTGTTAAATTTATATCTTCTATGTGTTCTGTACATGCTAAATATTCAAGATATTCAATAGTATTCAAGTATAATTGAgcaacattaaaatttttttttttctttttttgtagaTATTGGTGTCTCAAAGAGGCATATGTCAAAGCTATAGGGAGCGGACTGGTGAATGAGTTGGATAGAGTAGAGTTCCATCACACTAACTGGACAAATATATTTGTTAAAATTGATGGGAAGCCAATGACAGAGTGGAAGTTTTGGCTTTTTCAGCTGCAAAAACTACATTGGGTAAGTTGTTTTGTAGGTCCTCTTATCTTTACTTGTCATGTTCCTAGGAACTTCAAGCATTCCAAGTTACTTTCGAGCAGCAGTGCATAGTCATTCTTAGCATTTTTAACAGTTTAATACAttctgaaaataatattttgattgAAAATCAGCTTTTAGGTAACAATATCAAGAAACAAAAATTCTAGCATAAAAGATAGCATGGTGATGaccaatttattttattgaaaaaaaaaaagtaacttGATTTGTTGTATTTTATATCTAACGAGCCCCTCTCGATATCGGTAAATTTTCGCTGCTTAATCCAAATCCCCTTTTGGGTATGTCATATGTGCATCAAAGTTTCTGCAGTTTTAATTCATGAATTTCGAGTCCTGTTTCCCAAGCAGAAACCTCGCAGGCTGATTGAACTCTAACAATACAATTCTATCAAGCATACTGGCTTTCACCTATTATCCATCCCTATTGTAAatatattgaataatttttatcaGAATCAATATTAATGACTATATTTCATGGAATTGCAGGTGTCTGTTGCTAGAGGTCCCCCAAAAGCTGCTGCTGAAAGTTACAAGAGGACAATGAGCCGGTTGGAGTTTGATGAAGAAGAGTACCACAATGGTCTTAGCCTTCCAAGTGTAAACTTTGTTGCACAAAATTTAGAACAACTCATCCTAGTTGAAAATAAATGAATCAgtgaaatcatgtaaatattttttcactGCTGTGAACCTAGTCCTTGCCTAATCATGATAATCATATTTAATGAATATTGAGAAGCAGGTACTGAAATGAGATTTTTCAATAGAATAGAAAAAAAGAATTTGATGGAATTGTTAAATGATCTAAAGATTCATCTGATAATCTAAAAAATGATTTAGCAGCTGTAACAGAAAGAAAAATCAAGCAAATGAAGAAAGTGAATGTAAAACTTTTTATAGATCTTATTTGGTTAGGTTAGCGTGTGAAtataatttgtatataattatagaAGATTACGTAATTATATGCTAATTGATTAcgctaattgattgatagaggaTTATTAGGAGTTATCTTAATAAAGTCTtgtaatctatatatatatatctacttacttcaatagaaaaatatattgaaattgttcaattatttcttattttattacatAGTACCAAAGTCATACccatagagattttttttttctctctgtcaagttttaaaattttagagatatAGGGCTCCTGTTCTTTTGTGTTACCCATCTAGGGTAATATTTATCTCTCACTGTCTACTTATGGAGGACGCCGAAGTTGCTTTGCAACCCTCTTGTCAGATCTGTGGTGCGTTTGCCGTTTGAGTGTTGGGTGGAGGCATTTTTTGATACTGTTCACTGGGTTAGGTTTTGTCATCTTCCTTTAATTCGTTTGAAGGTATAAGAGTATAGAGTTTTGGTTGAAATGATTTCTGACAGTAAgacccatattattaaaattatcccaacgTCTTCGGTAGCGGCTAAGACAGGTAAAACATATCTTATTTCCTCTTCATATAAATAGGTCATCGATTCTAGTGCCATGGATCACATGACAggtaattttcatatttttaccaACTTTCGATCTCATAAAGCACCTTCTCCTATTATTATAGCTGATGGGTCAACTTATAATGTTGAGGGTTCTAGGACTGTTAAATCTACTCTTTCGGTTACCCTATCATCTGTGCTAAGTTTATCTAATCttgcctttaatttaatctctatgagtaaacttaccaaagacctaaattgttgtgtttttttttttcctgatcattgtcttATTCAGGATCATGTgatgaagcagattattggtaaaggACTTGTATCTGGGGGTCTTTACATTTTGGATGCATGGGTGCCTCAATCTGTTGCCTGCTTTAGTGTCGTGTCTCCATTTGAAGTATATTATCGATTGGGACACCCTTCTTTACCGGTTTTGAAAAAGATACGCCCTCAATTTCATGAGATATCTTTACTGGAATGTGAGTCATGTCATTTTGCAAAATATCATCGAAACTCTTTAAGTCCTAGAGTCAATAAACGAGCTGAGTTtgcttttgaattagttcattcagatgtttggggcccATGTCCAGTTGGATCTAAGACTGGATTaagatattttatcacttttgtggatgattactctagaatgacttggatttattttatgaagcattgttcagaagtgtt
The genomic region above belongs to Manihot esculenta cultivar AM560-2 chromosome 3, M.esculenta_v8, whole genome shotgun sequence and contains:
- the LOC110610836 gene encoding L-aminoadipate-semialdehyde dehydrogenase-phosphopantetheinyl transferase, producing MIIERGVQRWIVDISMWDPSPHDFSFALSRLPSHEHASITRFVKMEDRKRALVSRLLQYALVHQVLGIPYDEIVIKRTLEGKPFLECAKGYSKFPNFNFNVSHHGDFVAIASEPVCIVGLDIVHCVKTQKETIPEFIHNFTSYFSSLEWNNIINSGTSDEILVEFYRYWCLKEAYVKAIGSGLVNELDRVEFHHTNWTNIFVKIDGKPMTEWKFWLFQLQKLHWVSVARGPPKAAAESYKRTMSRLEFDEEEYHNGLSLPSVNFVAQNLEQLILVENK